From Triticum urartu cultivar G1812 chromosome 2, Tu2.1, whole genome shotgun sequence, a single genomic window includes:
- the LOC125536199 gene encoding phospho-2-dehydro-3-deoxyheptonate aldolase 2, chloroplastic, producing the protein MALATNTAAAAAALTGGAAQPRRAGFLPLKRRTISAVHAADPARSGASVPAAAAAKTSSPTVAPEAAAVTRPASWSVDSWRKKKALQLPEYPNKEELDAVLKTIETFPPIVFAGEARHLEDRLAEAAMGRAFVLQGGDCAESFKEFNANNIRDTFRVLLQMGAVLMFGGQVPVVKVGRMAGQFAKPRSDNFEEKDGVKLPSYRGDNVNGDAFDLKSRTPDPDRMIRAYAQSVATLNLLRAFATGGYAAMQRVIQWNLDFMDHNEQGDRYRELAHRVDEALGFMTAAGLGMDHPIMTTTDFWTSHECLLLPYEQALTREDSTSGLFYDCSAHMVWVGERTRQLDGAHVEFLRGIANPLGIKVSDKMNPAELVKLIDILNPSNKPGRITIITRMGAENMRVKLPHLIRAVRNSGQIVTWITDPMHGNTIKAPCGLKTRPFDSIMNEVRAFFDVHDQEGSHPGGIHLEMTGQNVTECIGGSRTVTFDDLGDRYHTHCDPRLNASQSLELAFIIAERLRKRRMKSGLTNNLPLPPLAF; encoded by the exons ATGGCGCTCGCCACCAACACCGCCGCCGCGGCCGCAGCGCTGACCGGCGGCGCGGCCCAGCCCCGCCGCGCGGGCTTCCTCCCCCTCAAGCGCCGCACCATCTCCGCCGTGCACGCCGCCGACCCCGCCAGGAGCGGCGCGTCCGTCCCGGCGGCCGCGGCAGCCAAGACCTCGTCCCCGACGGTGGCGCCGGAGGCCGCGGCCGTGACCCGGCCCGCGAGCTGGTCCGTCGAcagctggaggaagaagaaggcgctGCAGCTGCCCGAGTACCCCAACAAGGAGGAGCTCGACGCGGTCCTCAAGACGATCGAGACCTTCCCGCCCATCGTGTTCGCCGGGGAGGCGCGCCACCTCGAGGACCGCCTCGCCGAGGCCGCCATGGGCCGCGCCTTCGTCCTCCAGGGCGGCGACTGCGCCGAGAGCTTCAAGGAGTTCAACGCCAACAACATCCGTGACACCTTCCGCGTGCTCCTCCAGATGGGCGCCGTCCTCATGTTCGGCGGCCAGGTCCCCGTCGTCAAG GTGGGACGGATGGCTGGCCAGTTCGCCAAGCCCAGGTCTGACAACTTCGAAGAGAAGGACGGCGTCAAGCTGCCGAGTTACaggggcgacaacgtcaacggcGACGCCTTCGACCTCAAGAGCCGCACGCCTGACCCCGACAGGATGATCAGGGCCTACGCCCAGTCGGTGGCGACCCTCAACCTGCTCCGCGCGTTCGCGACCGGAGGCTACGCAGCTATGCAGCGGGTCATCCAGTGGAACCTGGATTTCATGGATCACAACGAGCAGGGAGACAG GTACCGTGAGTTGGCGCATAGGGTGGACGAGGCTCTTGGCTTCATGACAGCAGCTGGGCTGGGGATGGACCATCCGATAATGACGACTACTGACTTCTGGACATCCCACGAGTGTCTCCTCTTGCCATATGAGCAGGCTCTTACCCGTGAGGACTCCACAAGTGGCCTTTTCTACGACTGCTCGGCCCATATGGTGTGGGTTGGTGAGCGTACTCGTCAACTCGACGGGGCTCATGTTGAATTTCTCCGTGGTATTGCCAACCCTCTTGGCATTAAG GTGAGCGACAAGATGAACCCTGCTGAATTGGTGAAGCTGATTGACATTTTGAACCCTTCAAACAAGCCGGGAAGGATCACCATCATTACAAGGATGGGAGCTGAGAACATGAGGGTGAAGTTGCCTCATCTCATCCGTGCTGTCCGCAATTCTGGACAGATTGTCACATGGATTACTGACCCCATGCACGGAAACACCATCAAGGCCCCATGTGGTCTGAAGACTCGTCCATTTGACTCTATTATG AATGAGGTGCGTGCATTCTTCGATGTGCACGACCAAGAAGGAAGCCACCCAGGAGGCATCCACCTTGAAATGACCGGACAGAATGTGACCGAGTGCATCGGTGGATCACGGACCGTGACCTTCGATGACCTGGGTGACCGCTACCACACCCACTGCGACCCAAGGCTGAACGCGTCACAGTCTCTGGAGCTCGCTTTCATCATCGCCGAGAGACTCAGGAAGAGGAGGATGAAGTCAGGACTCACCAACAACCTGCCACTGCCCCCATTGGCTTTCTAA